One window of the Zygotorulaspora mrakii chromosome 6, complete sequence genome contains the following:
- the SPT6 gene encoding chromatin-remodeling histone chaperone SPT6 (similar to Saccharomyces cerevisiae SPT6 (YGR116W); ancestral locus Anc_3.460) codes for MSDSENAEQGLQTRKEEEDPVINGGDEDKVPSDEEEGEDVFDSSDDEDEEDDEEEARTVKEGFIVDDEDEDGEIGASNKKRRKHKRKHRETEEDDRLSEDDLDLLMENAGVKRPTSSTSAGKLKRLKRAGDQDDTQRGESATEAPSKDGSDSHLQDFFSDDEEENENKGDKDGLRTDREDEEMDNERHRSSNKSGILDELDDFIEDDEFSDEDEETRLQRLEERKLLREQRMQQPVHITGLSSDKIDEMYDIFGDGHDYDWALEIENEELDQGTLDETAADENEESDELGATKASKKKITLQDIYDLQDLKRNLMTEEDMVIRRTDIPERFQELRAGLSQYIELSEEDQELEKNWISDKISIDKNFDLSYDLTEFKECVSNAIKFIAHENLEVPFIYAYRRNYISSKDKDGFVLNEDDLWEIVGLDIEFHSIIDKREYVKSFYQELNVTDPIVDEYFRNQSNASTAELNSLQDIYNFLEFKYAHEINDMLLRHSGKKHLKNSSYEKFKSSALYQAINDVGITADQVGENISTQHQIHTPVDHPTLKPQEAVESILNANSADLQVFTSNTKLALDTVKKYYALELSENTKIREKVRTDFYKYYLADVVLTSKGKREIQRGSIYEDIKYAINRTPMHFRREPDVFLRMLEAEALNLLTVRLHMSSQAQYVDHMFQVALETTNTSLSATEWNSFRRSAFGQAMDKIFADISREIKDDLSKKCEKLVSKTIRHKFMTKLDQAPFIPNPKDPKIPKVLTLTCGQGRFGSDAIIAVYLNRKSDFVKDFKIVDNPFDRGNPEKFEETLDDIIQSCQPNAIGINGPNPKTQKFYKRVQEVLHKKQIVDSRGHTIPLIYVEDEVAIRYQNSDRAAQEFPNKPPLVKYCIALARYMHSPLLEYGNLSEEELTSLAIHPHQSLLPREKLVKALETAFVDIVNLVGVEANKATDNSYYASVLKYIAGFGKRKAIDFLESLQRLNEPLLARQQLITHNILHKTIFMNSAGFLYISWNEKKQRYEDLEHDQLDSTRIHPEDYHLATKVAADALEYDPDAIAEKEEQGTMSEFIEILREDPDRRSKLESLNLDSYAEELEKNTGQKKLNNLNTIVLELLEGFEELRNDFHPLHGEEIFQSLTGENEKTFFKGAIVPVRIERFRHNDILCLTNSQVDCIVNAQRHAGVQYKRPPSELYEIGKTYRSKIIFIDYENITAEVSLLEHDIKHQYVPITFSKDPSIWDLKQELEDSEEEKKITMAEARAKRTHRVINHPYYVPFNGKQAEDYLRSKERGDFVIRQSSRGDDHLVISWKLDKDLFQHIDILELEKENPLALGKILVVEGQKYHDLDQVIVECLQNKVRLLNEITSNEKFKSGNKKDVVKFIEDYSKVNPNKSVYYLSFNYNNPGWFYLMFKVNAQSPLYTWNVKLTHTGFFLVNYNYPSVIQLCNGFKTLLRSSTNRNKTATYH; via the coding sequence ATGTCGGATTCGGAGAATGCTGAGCAGGGCCTTCAGACTCGTAAGGAGGAAGAGGATCCCGTGATCAATGGCGGAGACGAAGACAAAGTACCAAgcgatgaagaagaagggGAAGACGTGTTCGATTCATCggacgatgaagatgaggaagatgatgaggaggagGCAAGAACCGTGAAAGAAGGATTCATCGttgacgatgaagatgaggatgGCGAAATAGGTGCATCCaataagaaaagaagaaaacataaAAGAAAGCACAGAGAAACGGAAGAGGACGATAGGCTATCAGAGGACGATCTGGATCTTTTGATGGAAAATGCAGGTGTGAAGCGTCCCACTTCTAGTACTTCAGCaggaaaattgaagagattAAAAAGAGCTGGTGATCAAGACGATACACAGCGTGGAGAATCCGCAACGGAAGCACCATCTAAGGACGGCTCAGATTCCCAtcttcaagatttcttctctgatgacgaagaagaaaatgaaaataaggGCGACAAGGACGGTTTGAGAACTGATCGTGAGGATGAGGAGATGGACAATGAAAGGCATCGTTCCTCCAACAAGAGCGGTATCCTTGATGAGCTGGACGACTTCATTGAGGACGATGAATTCTCGGACGAAGACGAAGAGACAAGATTACAGAGACTCGAGGAAAGAAAGCTTTTAAGGGAGCAAAGGATGCAGCAACCAGTACATATAACGGGCCTCTCATCAGATAAAATTGACGAGATGtatgatatttttggtgATGGACATGACTATGATTGGGCACTGGAAATCGAAAACGAAGAACTGGATCAAGGCACTTTGGATGAAACAGCCGCAGACGAAAACGAAGAAAGCGATGAACTTGGTGCGACAAAGGCctccaaaaagaaaatcacGCTACAGGACATTTATGATTTACAAGATTTAAAGAGAAATTTAATGACCGAGGAAGATATGGTTATAAGAAGGACTGATATTCctgaaagatttcaagagtTGAGGGCCGGTCTATCTCAGTACATTGAATTATCGGAGGAAGATCAAGAACtggaaaagaattggaTTAGCGATAAAATCTCTATCGATAAGAACTTTGATCTTTCATACGATCTCAcagaattcaaagaatgcGTAAGCAATGCGATTAAGTTCATAGCTCATGAGAATTTAGAGGTCCCTTTCATCTATGCTTATCGTCGTAATTacatatcttcaaaagacaaagatGGGTTCGTATTAAACGAAGATGATTTATGGGAAATTGTTGGTTTagatattgaatttcaCAGTATCATAGATAAAAGAGAATATGTGAAAAGCTTCtatcaagaattgaatgTCACAGATCCTATCGttgatgaatatttcaGAAATCAGAGTAATGCATCCACAGCTGAACTCAATTCGTTGCAAGATATTTATAATTTTCTCGAATTCAAGTATGCTCATGAGATTAATGATATGTTGTTGAGACATTCAGGCAAAAAGcacttgaaaaattcaagttatgaaaagttcaaatcAAGTGCGCTCTATCAAGCAATTAATGACGTTGGTATTACCGCAGATCAAGTTGGTGAAAATATCAGTACACAACACCAAATCCATACTCCAGTCGACCACCCCACTTTGAAGCCTCAAGAGGCAGTAGAATCCATTTTAAATGCTAATAGTGCTGATCTTCAAGTCTTCACCTCCAATACAAAATTAGCGTTAGATACTGTGAAAAAATACTACGCTCTGGAACTTTCAGAGAACACAAAAATCAGGGAAAAGGTCAGGACTGATTTTTACAAATACTATCTCGCCGATGTAGTCTTAACTTCAAAGggtaaaagagaaatacAGAGGGGATCAATTTATGAGGATATTAAATATGCCATCAACAGGACTCCAATGCATTTCCGGAGAGAGCCAGACGTCTTTTTACGTATGCTGGAAGCCGAGGCGCTCAATTTACTAACAGTCAGACTTCATATGTCCTCGCAGGCTCAGTATGTTGATCATATGTTCCAGGTTGCTCTGGAAACTACAAACACTTCTCTTTCAGCAACAGAATGGAATAGTTTTCGTAGATCTGCTTTTGGTCAGGCAATGGATAAGATATTTGCCGACATTTCTCGTGAAATTAAGGATGATTTGTCcaaaaaatgtgaaaagTTGGTATCAAAGACAATCCGCCATAAATTCATGACAAAACTGGACCAGGCTCCTTTTATTCCTAATCCAAAGgatccaaaaattccaaaagttttgacTTTGACTTGTGGCCAAGGTAGGTTTGGTTCAGATGCCATCATTGCTGTATACTTGAACCGTAAAAGTGATTTTGTGAAggatttcaaaatagtGGATAACCCATTCGACCGTGGCAATCCTGagaagtttgaagaaacgTTGGATGATATAATTCAGAGTTGTCAACCTAATGCCATTGGTATCAATGGTCCAAATCCTAAGACTCAAAAGTTTTACAAGCGAGTTCAGGAAGTTCTGCATAAGAAACAAATTGTTGATAGCAGAGGGCATACGATTCCTCTCATCTATGTAGAAGACGAAGTTGCAATTCGTTATCAAAATTCAGATCGGGCTGCCCAGgaatttccaaataaaCCTCCATTGGTAAAATATTGTATTGCCTTAGCACGTTATATGCATTCGCCTTTATTGGAGTATGGGAACTTATCTGAGGAAGAATTAACATCCTTGGCTATTCATCCACATCAATCGCTGCTTCCGCGTGAGAAGCTTGTCAAAGCTTTGGAAACTGCATTTGTCGATATTGTCAATTTGGTTGGTGTAGAGGCTAACAAAGCTACAGATAACAGCTATTATGCCAGTGTTTTAAAATACATTGCAGGATTTGGGAAACGTAAAGCTATTGATTTTCTAGAGTCTCTGCAAAGATTAAACGAACCTTTACTTGCCCGCCAGCAACTCATAACTCACAATATTTTACACAAGACTATATTCATGAATTCTGCAGGGTTTCTGTATATATCTTGGAATGAAAAGAAGCAGAGATACGAAGATTTAGAACACGACCAATTAGATAGCACCAGAATCCATCCCGAAGACTACCATTTAGCTACTAAGGTGGCTGCCGATGCCCTGGAATACGATCCCGATGCTATTGCTGAGAAGGAGGAACAGGGAACCATGAGCGAATTTATCGAGATCCTGAGGGAGGACCCAGATCGAAGATCTAAACTAGAATCTCTAAATCTCGATTCTTATGCGGAGGagctggaaaaaaacacTGGTCAAAAGAAACTAAACAATTTAAATACGATTGTTTTAGAGCTCCTGGAAGggtttgaagaattgaGAAATGATTTCCATCCATTACATGGtgaagaaatatttcagaGTCTGACCGGCGAGAACGAAAAGACATTCTTTAAAGGTGCAATTGTTCCTGTTAGAATCGAAAGATTCAGACATAATGACATACTATGCCTAACGAATTCCCAGGTTGACTGTATAGTGAACGCACAAAGACATGCTGGTGTTCAATACAAAAGGCCTCCGAGCGAACTATATGAGATCGGTAAAACATACAGATCTAAgattatttttattgacTATGAAAATATCACGGCAGAAGTGTCTCTTTTGGAACATGATATCAAACATCAATACGTACCAATCACATTTAGTAAAGATCCATCGATATGGGATTTGAAGCAAGAATTGGAGGACTCAGAAGAGGAGAAAAAGATCACTATGGCAGAAGCTCGTGCTAAAAGAACTCATCGTGTTATTAATCATCCTTACTACGTGCCATTCAATGGCAAGCAGGCAGAAGATTACCTGAGAAGTAAGGAACGTGGTGATTTTGTCATCAGACAGTCTAGCAGAGGTGATGATCATTTGGTTATTTCTTGGAAATTGGATAAAGACTTATTTCAACACATAGATATTCTGGAACTAGAGAAGGAGAATCCCCTTGCATTAGGAAAGATATTAGTTGTGGAAGGTCAAAAATACCACGATTTAGATCAAGTTATTGTTGAATGCTTGCAAAACAAAGTTAGACTCCTGAATGAAATCACATccaatgaaaaattcaaaagcggtaataaaaaagatgtcGTGAAGTTTATTGAAGATTATTCCAAGGTCAATCCAAACAAATCAGTTTACTATCTTTCCTTTAACTATAATAATCCAGGTTGGTTTTATCTAATGTTTAAAGTTAACGCACAGAGTCCTCTATACACTTGGAATGTCAAATTGACGCATACCGGGTTTTTCCTTGTGAACTATAATTACCCAAGTGTCATCCAATTGTGCAATGGTTTCAAAACATTACTGAGATCAAGTACGAATAGAAATAAAACTGCTACCTATCATTAG
- the CTR1 gene encoding high-affinity Cu transporter CTR1 (similar to Saccharomyces cerevisiae CTR1 (YPR124W); ancestral locus Anc_3.459), protein MSMSMSMSVSMSMSSSSAALNTMSGSMSMISSSTQGSTTMSMSDMSMSSSMVMPTSTVAAASSSSMSSSMDMSGMSMAASSTSGSMAAGMQMGTSTSSSSMSTNTASANDMGGMNMGMNSYLTPRYMNYPVLFHGLSANTKGKAFGIFLLIVVAAFVYKFTLFVSWCLEVKWFKKWNKGHKSTMGLAAKGLDFYNDEPIQVTHLPKLPVFVFDIFRPSTIELAHDLIRTVLTFFATMLIYMLMLAAMSLVLTYVFAVITGLALAEVFFNRCKICMLKRWQIQAEIEKAKTGENDCQCNPEEDVSSNEKTVLSRRLSNTNEAVDPACCCASRAMEQEKQMENEIMENAKLQEQSGNMDSNLMPAEKFR, encoded by the coding sequence ATGAGCATGAGCATGAGCATGAGTGTGAGTATGAGTATGAGCAGCTCTAGCGCTGCATTAAATACAATGAGTGGAAGCATGTCCATGATAAGCTCGAGTACTCAGGGGTCTACGACGATGTCAATGTCTGATATGAGTATGAGTTCCAGCATGGTGATGCCAACTTCCACTGTAGCAGCGGCATCATCTTCCAGCATGAGCTCTAGCATGGACATGTCGGGGATGTCAATGGCCGCTTCTTCAACGTCTGGATCCATGGCAGCGGGTATGCAAATGGGTACAAGTACTTCGAGTTCGTCCATGAGTACGAATACAGCCTCTGCCAACGATATGGGTGGCATGAATATGGGAATGAACTCTTACTTGACTCCCAGGTACATGAACTACCCAGTTCTTTTCCATGGACTATCTGCAAACACCAAAGGTAAGGCATTTGGtatatttttattaatCGTGGTTGCAGCATTCGTTTATAAATTTACTTTGTTTGTTAGTTGGTGCCTAGAAGTCAAatggttcaaaaaatggaataaAGGTCACAAGTCTACGATGGGTCTCGCCGCTAAGGGTTTAGATTTTTACAACGATGAACCTATACAGGTTACGCATCTCCCAAAGCTTCCTGTTTTCGTCTTTGACATATTTAGGCCCTCTACAATTGAGTTAGCACATGACCTCATAAGAACCGTGTTGACTTTTTTTGCAACCATGTTGATCTACATGCTAATGCTTGCTGCTATGTCACTCGTGCTAACCTATGTCTTTGCGGTGATTACTGGTTTAGCTTTGGCTGAggttttcttcaacagaTGTAAAATCTGCATGCTTAAGAGATGGCAAATACAAGCTGAGAttgaaaaagcaaagaCGGGTGAAAATGATTGTCAATGTAACCCCGAAGAAGACGTCTCGTCGAATGAGAAAACAGTTCTAAGTAGAAGGTTGTCTAACACAAACGAAGCCGTAGATCCGGCATGCTGCTGCGCCAGCAGAGCTatggaacaagaaaagcagatggaaaatgaaattatgGAAAATGCTAAACTTCAAGAACAGTCGGGCAACATGGACTCTAACTTGATGCCAGCTGAGAAGTTCCGCTGA
- the DAM1 gene encoding Dam1p (similar to Saccharomyces cerevisiae DAM1 (YGR113W); ancestral locus Anc_3.458): MDIKKRHGEIPIPYLSNEEHLDKDPCSQYPQASMSQEKSKTSTKRSATEYRLSITSNPGSRRSSLGGTNTEGLAVGSNSRSGTINSIADDNENFVKEYILPQIRELSDSMITLDANFTQLNFIHESLVDLDESLGALLYGLMCNSWCVDFPHVSHDIEEELRIAKRLETLSHEKKALLHELNTLKNEAQPKKNDGVSQFVPPSFPSTQLRIPNPRVQGGHMPLHQVSNGPQHQQHQDTAEDEIDNDDNNSEASFISNPGMEGSAKRHKSNKPSSGSLRRKSILHTIRNSISTTTDFNADMKDTSDLRRSSRLSLAGGATRIVPGRPTTERSTGLMINGHPVGTNASATKKSSNSVPTKRRFQANRPPFR, translated from the coding sequence ATGGATATAAAGAAGAGACATGGAGAAATACCTATACCATATCTTAGCAATGAGGAGCATTTAGACAAAGATCCCTGCTCTCAGTACCCGCAAGCATCGATGAGTCAGGAAAAGTCCAAGAcatcaacaaaaagatCCGCCACAGAATACCGGTTGTCTATTACCAGCAACCCCGGATCAAGAAGATCGTCACTGGGTGGGACAAATACGGAGGGACTCGCTGTAGGGAGTAACAGTCGTTCGGGTACCATAAATTCAATTGCAGATGACAATGAgaattttgtaaaagagTACATTTTACCTCAAATCCGAGAGTTAAGCGATTCAATGATAACGCTGGACGCGAATTTCACGCAATTAAACTTCATACACGAAAGCTTAGTGGATCTTGATGAGTCGCTAGGTGCTTTGCTTTATGGTTTAATGTGTAATTCATGGTGTGTTGATTTCCCGCATGTCTCTCACGACATTGAGGAGGAACTAAGAATCGCCAAGAGATTGGAGACACTGTCGCACGAGAAGAAGGCACTGTTACACGAACTGAATACCTTAAAGAATGAAGCACAACCTAAAAAAAACGATGGCGTCTCTCAGTTTGTACCTCCCAGTTTTCCCTCAACGCAATTGAGGATCCCTAATCCGCGTGTACAAGGAGGGCATATGCCACTTCATCAAGTGAGCAATGGGCCACAACATCAGCAACATCAAGATACAGCAGAAGACGAAATAGACAATGATGACAACAATAGTGAAGCATCGTTTATATCAAATCCCGGGATGGAGGGATCGGCTAAGCGTCATAAGTCTAATAAACCTTCCTCAGGCAGCCTGCGGAGAAAATCCATACTGCATACGATTAGAAATAGTATATCAACTACAACAGATTTCAATGCAGACATGAAAGACACGAGTGATCTAAGAAGATCATCAAGGCTGTCATTAGCAGGTGGCGCAACAAGAATTGTTCCAGGTCGCCCTACAACGGAAAGATCCACCGGCCTGATGATTAATGGGCATCCTGTCGGGACAAATGCATCAGCTACCAAAAAGAGCTCTAACAGTGTCCCCACGAAAAGGAGATTTCAAGCAAACAGACCTCCATTTAGATGA
- the SHY1 gene encoding cytochrome oxidase assembly protein SHY1 (similar to Saccharomyces cerevisiae SHY1 (YGR112W); ancestral locus Anc_3.457), producing the protein MVPLHRGSLVSSVRLSGLSLLKRSLKRTVVTSTVDWKPIKSTRTPNEEESKGKGHGKKIVLGLMFAMPIISFYLGTWQVRRLEWKTKLIAKCESRLAYDPTPLPKRFAPEMCENWEYRRVTLKGTFLHEEEMFVGPRVRNGVKGYILFTPFIRKDTGEKLLIERGWVSEDKAVPTSRSLQHLSLPRGDNVELMCLVRAPHPRGTFQWEKSDKNSRLWQVADIYEMAESSGCPPIHLQAIYDMKDHYWPESNKEIEHDSQASNSTSSRWNFWPQNTAANVNSTDEKSLRFTSEEPDLKDGLEFNEWQFRNAGVPIGKVPKIDLKNNHLQYLVTWYGLSLLSSVFLFVALRKYRKGSGVSQAQVKKDKLRHAKKFM; encoded by the coding sequence ATGGTACCTCTTCATCGAGGTTCCCTCGTATCTTCAGTAAGATTATCGGGACTTTCACTTCTAAAACGCAGTTTAAAGAGAACTGTAGTTACTTCGACAGTCGATTGGAAACCTATAAAAAGTACAAGAACACCAAATGAGGAAGAGTCCAAAGGAAAGGGTCATGGAAAGAAGATTGTCCTAGGACTGATGTTTGCGATGCcaataatttcattttatctAGGAACCTGGCAGGTGCGGAGACTTGAGTGGAAAACCAAATTAATTGCCAAATGTGAAAGTCGGCTAGCCTATGATCCAACTCCTTTGCCTAAGCGTTTTGCTCCAGAGATGTGTGAAAACTGGGAATACCGTAGAGTAACTTTGAAAGGAACTTTTCTACATGAAGAGGAGATGTTCGTGGGGCCACGGGTCAGGAATGGCGTGAAAGGGTATATATTGTTTACACCTTTCATCAGGAAAGATACAGGCGAAAAACTGCTAATTGAAAGAGGATGGGTTAGTGAGGACAAAGCTGTTCCCACATCAAGAAGCTTACAGCACCTTTCACTACCCAGGGGTGACAATGTAGAGCTTATGTGTTTAGTACGTGCTCCTCACCCGCGAGGAACCTTTCAATGGgaaaaatctgataaaAACTCGAGGTTATGGCAAGTTGCTGATATCTATGAGATGGCTGAGAGTTCAGGATGTCCACCAATCCACTTGCAAGCGATATACGACATGAAAGATCACTATTGGCCGGAGAGCAACAAGGAGATTGAACACGACTCGCAGGCAAGCAATAGCACCTCATCTAGATGGAATTTTTGGCCACAAAATACTGCTGCCAATGTAAACAGCACTGACGAAAAATCACTGCGTTTCACGTCAGAGGAGCCAGATTTAAAGGATGGCTTGGAATTCAATGAATGGCAATTTAGAAACGCGGGAGTTCCTATTGGTAAAGTGCCAAAAATAGATCTCAAGAACAACCATTTGCAGTACTTGGTGACATGGTATGGGCTTTCGCTACTAAGCAGCGTTTTCCTATTTGTTGCATTACGAAAATACAGGAAAGGATCAGGAGTGTCACAAGCACAAGTGAAAAAGGATAAATTAAGACACgccaaaaaattcatgTAA
- a CDS encoding uncharacterized protein (similar to Saccharomyces cerevisiae YGR111W; ancestral locus Anc_3.456), translated as MTILPNSDSLVFRETTDPEVIKYTHFQNGNNWKGELSLEEYVQREAVLGKSEIGQKGKSTETIKRFPEGHEWVGLKYFILENLEVNSEKVTDRIVSSCEILGRLGSCVYPGSKVEPCLVATIGGVYTSPENRGKGYARQMIEALNDHLDGVRDAPNSPDLIKNMVVILYSEVGEYYSNMGFKSEHVPLHIVTQLDEIEKRYCHQGTIEGRELGFGGYEELVALQDKAFSRNLEKVRKLNPYKFIFTVSADIDLYKWFAHRDLFIMKKTNRMQKDLKFGFALSDNSHIIWHHNWSGDSLIIVKVFMEEGKPDAQLTLCKLITMAVKETKKTGLKSLVFWDQEIEIKQFPELQKELLEMEHESNVYAKNSSLSAFRPPKGFGVDNVIWDNNTKFCWF; from the coding sequence atgacCATCCTTCCAAACTCTGATTCACTAGTGTTTCGGGAAACTACAGATCCCGAAGTCATTAAATACACACACTTTCAGAATGGCAATAACTGGAAAGGAGAATTGAGCCTTGAAGAGTATGTTCAGAGAGAAGCAGTATTGGGCAAGTCAGAAATAGGACAAAAGGGAAAATCTACCGAGACAATAAAGAGGTTTCCTGAAGGGCATGAATGGGTCGGTCTGAAGTACTTCATATTAGAAAACCTAGAAGTAAATTCTGAAAAGGTGACTGATCGAATTGTGAGCAGTTGTGAAATTTTAGGTAGACTTGGAAGCTGCGTTTATCCCGGTTCAAAAGTTGAACCTTGCTTAGTGGCGACTATAGGTGGTGTTTATACTTCGCCGGAAAATCGAGGAAAAGGTTATGCCAGACAGATGATAGAGGCCCTCAATGACCATCTTGATGGTGTTCGTGATGCCCCGAACTCTCCTGATCTcataaaaaatatggtaGTCATCTTATATAGCGAAGTGGGAGAATATTACTCAAACATGGGCTTCAAGTCTGAACATGTACCACTGCATATCGTGACACAGTTGGATGAGATCGAGAAGCGGTATTGCCATCAAGGTACCATAGAAGGCAGAGAACTGGGATTTGGAGGCTATGAAGAGCTCGTTGCTCTACAAGACAAAGCATTCAGCAGAAATCTCGAGAAAGTACGCAAGCTCAATCCTTACAAATTTATCTTCACGGTTTCGGCtgatatcgatttatataAATGGTTTGCACATCGtgatcttttcatcatgaAAAAGACTAATAGAATGCAAAAGGATCTGAAATTTGGCTTTGCTCTTTCAGACAACAGTCACATAATATGGCATCATAATTGGAGTGGAGATTCTCTCATTATAGTTAAAGTATTCATGGAGGAGGGGAAGCCAGATGCACAATTAACGCTTTGTAAACTAATTACAATGGCTGTCAAGGAGACTAAAAAAACAGGACTGAAAAGTTTAGTCTTCTGGGATCAAGAGATCGAGATTAAACAATTCCCAGAGTTGCAAAAGGAATTATTGGAAATGGAGCATGAGTCAAATGTTTATGCTAAAAACAGTTCTCTAAGTGCATTCAGGCCACCTAAAGGCTTTGGTGTGGATAATGTCATATGGGACAATAACACCAAATTTTGTTGGTTTTAG